The window CGGGACAGGTGATCCCATACCAGATCTCAGGGGCCTGACTTGTTGCGTCTATAAAGATACAATTCtgctattttaaagactttaaagacTTTAAAGACTTGTCACGTCTTTAAAGATATAATTCTGCTATTCTTACAATCAGATTATGGGATCGATTTTCAGCACAGGCTGCAGATGAGAGTTTCCTTAAATGCTGCCATAGAGGCCTTCCTGCTCTCACCCTGAACCCTGAGTTGATAGTTGGCTGTGAGtctctcatttttgtcttttagcaCTTTGATGTCATTTAACAACCGGCCAACTCTGCTGTCCTTATAATGACCACTTCCCTCCTACGTCTCAAATACTAGAGATATTCACAGGCCGTACACCCTGTATTCACCAAGGGGAAAGTAATCATGATGTGCAGCACTCTAGTCGATCTAAGGACTCCACTTACCTCAGCAAAGTAACCCTTGTTGCCATATGGATGGTGAATAATACAATTCCAGAATCCTATCCTGAGAACCTGCTTCCTAGGATCACTTAAAATACCAGCTGTATTTTGGGGAGTTGCCCTAGAAGTAGAACCCAGGGAAAGGATTCAAAGGCAagtttttatttgggaaatgaTGCTAAGAAGCACCAGGAAGCAAGTGAGAAAGGAACacggggaaggagaggaggctaATAAGGGCATAGCCTCAGGAAAGTTAAGAGTGTGAACAactacgggcacctgggtggctcagtcggttgagtgtccaactcctgcttttggctcaggtcatgattccagggtcgtgggatcgaaccctgcattgggctctgcgctaagtgtggagcctgcttgagattctttctctctctctctctctctctctgctcctctccctcactcaggtcttctctctttctaacattagaaaatatatatattaagagcGTGACCAGCTAGAGCTTAAAATCCTGTTGGGACACTCAGGGAACCAATAATAATGTGAGCCTCAGGACCATCCCAAGTGAGGGCTGAGGGAGCTGGGGTATCTATTCACCAATCCCCATCAGTTATTTCCTCAGGGTTGCTCTGGATAGAAGTATAATTCCCCAGAACTTTCAGCCTGCCCAGTGTTTGTTGGAGTAGAGCAGGCTCCAGTGGCCAGAGAGAGCCCTTGGGGAAAGAGCTGCAGTTTTTTTTGGCAGTTGGCAGTTCTTCCAGTGTACCCAAGAGCTGAGCGAATGTGGGAGGAGCACTGACAACATTTACTACACCTAGGGAGGAATCCTTTCACCAGATACAACAGTGGGTCCACTAAACTGGAGATCGAGGCTCGCCTGAGCTCAGAGCACAGAAGGTTACTATGGGGTGACTATCCCAAATTCCAAGGGATATTGGGTTGCAGCTATGAAGTAGGGAAGACTATGCCTAGGACCCATGGGATTCTCTGGCGtgcctctcctttcttccatGTCCAATAGCAAAAGGCTTGGTCACTTGacctgattaaaaaacaaacaattaacaAGCTGAGGTTATGGCTACAGgcaaagtgaaaatgaaatgagtaaTGGAAGAGGAGAGTTATAAAGGTAAACTTGTGACAGTTACAGGAATAAGGATTGTAGAAGCCATAGGTATTTCCTTTCTTGCTTGTTTTGtattaataatacatattaataatacATAGTATTACATATGTAATAATGACATATTAATCTACATGTTAATCTCTACACATTaatctctcccctcctttctttcccttattttataGGCAGTTTTTTGTTGATAATGAACTTCATAATTTAGCCTTTAGGTTACAGAATCTTCTAGAGGAAATGTGGCTGAACTAGGTGAGGTATTAGCATCACCCAGAAATGGATACTGTTACCGAAGTGACTTTGCAGCTCCACTTTTGGGAGTGGGAACCAGAGCATGTTCATTTGTACAAAGGACAACTGCACCTTGCGAGGCAAACATATGAAGTTcattactgtttatttctttaagtttcttttttaatgtttatttatttttgagagagaaagacacagaatgggaagcaggctgagctgtcagcacagagcctgatgcggggctcaaacccatgaaccgtgagatcatgacctcagctgaagtcagacgcttaactgactaagccacccaggcaccccatactgttctttttttttttttaagtttatttatttgagtgagagagagagagaatggggagggggagagagtgagtgagtgagtgggggagggagagagaaagtgagagagagagagagaaagagagagaggatcccaagcaggctccgagctgtcagtaaaagcctgatacagggctcaaactcaccaaccatgagatcatgacctgagatgaaacgaagagtcagatgcttaactgacagccacccagtcacccctgttACTATTCAAATACGTATAGAAAGATGTGtacaggggtgccagggtggctaagcatctaactcttggtttcagctcaggccatgatctcatggtttggttcacaaattcgagccctgcatggggctctgcgctgacatcgcagagcctgcttgggattctgtctcccgctttctctgcccccccccccgccgcttgctcctagctctctctcaaaataaataaaagtaaacttaaaaaaaaaaagatgtgtataAATGTTGAGCAGGTAGAGAGGCAGACTAATGTCAGTTATTCATTTCTTGCCTTTCTGCTCTAAATCCACTATTTGTGTCTCTGCTGTCTGATTTGAGTGCATCTGACTCTGCAAACTTGCTTCCCAGTCTCCGTTACTAATTGGCTTTCTGTTAGGTTCTGCTAATAAGAGACACTACAGAGAGAtggaaggcaggaggaagaaagaaggaactaTCTCCccatatttctggttttttttgagTCGCTCTGTCGTTGGAAGTTGGCTCCAGCCTTCAGCTTCATTCTGCACGCCAAGAACCAGCTTTGTAAACAGCTCCTCTGAGGAATAAGCAGCAGCCTGCTGGTGACTTTGCCTGACTCTGAGCCCCAACTCAGTAGGGCCCTACCTGTGGTCTCTTTGGGTGCAGCAATCCCACctcttctcttttgttccctCAGCCCTCGCTGCTTCATTTGGTTACGAGTTCCATGTCGTCccagtgttctctttctcttttcacttttagtCTTCTAACTCCTGTGTAACCGATTCCCTGTATTAAATCCCTTCTATCTGAAATACATAAtgtggtttccatttttcttaccAAGCCCTTTCGGATACACAAAATTACCCTCAGTGACAGAATAGATAAACTGTAGTATTGACATGTATTGGAATCATATACGAGGAAaataatggagaaagaatagacaaataacaaattttcttttaataaagaaacattaaactatatatttattgATCGACATATAGgtgataaaactataaagaaaagcaaggaaatgattaTGACAAAAGTCAGGACAGTGGTTGTCCCTTGGGGGGATGGATGAAGAGAAGATCTGGGTGTGTTTGGGAAGTCCTGGGTTCTTGAcaactttctatttcttgatctttaAGGAAATGACACAGgtgtttgttttgtaaatattctttaaacTGCACCTATGTGTTTTACATGCTCTTTTGTTCACATGACATACCCcgcaactgaaaaacaaaagaatatcatGATTGGCATTGGCTATCTAGCTGGAGGCAGGAGGATGATAAGAGGGCCTTCTAGaagtgagggaagagggaaacagcaaaggagaaacagaaaagaccaaGTCTGAGGTCCTGGAAGCCAAGAATTGAGGCTGAGGTTGAGTAGACATGAGATCTTTGCTGGGAGTGCCCAGGGAGTGAGACCGGGGTTGTGAGCTTGcataggcctttttttttttttttttttttttttttttttttttttttttttatctcttcctcctctgtttgTGCTAACAGAGGGTCCCTGCCTGCTGATCATATTCAGATGTTGGTGCACATATGAGTCCATGTGGGGACATATGACCATACACTAGTAAAGTGGAGTAAATCCAGGAGGTGGACAGAGTTGGTGAATACACATAAGCTGAGCCCTAGGATGGACATTCCTAAAGCCAAATGGGAAAACTGGGTGTACCCCACCTTAACACAGAAGGATTTCTGTGGGAGCTGGAGATTTCGGAGTGTGAAAGAGAACAGGTTGAGTAGAGGAATGGAGCAGGTGCAAGCAGGGATGAGAGAACAACTGGGAGGCAGAGGGTGACAGGAAAGCCAGGCAATGCATCCATTTCTTTCACTTTACCCTAAAAGATGTGATCAGCTTTGGGGGCTCTCTTAGCCTTGCAGAGTGAGTTGATGGCACCATGCAGCAATGCTGATAGCCAGGGGGTTAACCCTCAAGCCAGTTGCCCTGGGATGGTGTGTGGGTGTAGTAGgactcagagagagggagagagagagagagagagagagagcagtgccTTGGCCCTTAGCTGCCAGTCTAGTCTCACAGTCCTGAGTGGTTCAAGCCGCTAGGCTCCTACGGCTTATTCTGgattcccatcccccaccctagGAGCCGTTGAATCCACCGGCCGGTGCTGACAAGCCAAACACCAGATACACAGTCTCTCAGACTGCTCCTTGGCCTCCTAGGTTACCGCGTAGGGCCACCTGCGCTCTCTGGAGGCAGACCTGATCCCGGCCTCCTTGAGAACCCAGATACTGATTGGGTGGGGGACGGGGCTGCGATGAGGGTATGGGAAGTGAGGACCTCCTTTCCCCGGCAGCAGGAGGAAAACTGAAACACCACCGATCACAGCTCAGAAACCAGGGAGTTCAGTCGTTGGAACTCAGAGACGCGAGGCGAGGAGGGGTCCCGGGCCCTGAGTGTGGGAATGGACAACAGGCCAGAtaccccctcttcctccttccaatCGCTGCTTCTTCCGGGGACCCCCTCCGCCCTCTTTctgccccagccctctccccccccaccccccaaattctgCATCCTCTGCGGATTGGTGCCCGGCCTGCCAGGGGCGGGGCCCGAGGGCCCTGACGTCACCAGCCGAGGGGGGCGGGCGTCTAAGGGAGGGGGGAGACGGGCCCGGCTCAGCACCTCGGAGAGCTCCCTCCGGCCTTGTTTTGCTCTGGAATCGCCGCCGGGGGAGGGTGCCAGGGGGCCGGGCACCGGGAGCAGCGGCAGGGGGATGACCGAGCAGGGATCGAGGGGCCCCGGCGGGCAGAGGGCCCAGCCGTGatccggcggggggggggggggcggggcccggggggggggggggggcagctggtgGCGGCAGCAGTGGCCGCACATCTGGATGGAAGCGAGCTTTGTCCAGACCACCATGGCTCTGGGGCTGTCCTCCAAGAAAGCGTCTTCCCGCAATGTGGCCGTGGAGCGTAGGAACCTGATCACCGTGTGCAGGTGGGCGCCGCTGGCGGGGGGTGGTCAGGGAGAGGCGTCGGGGCGGGCTGCGGAAATACGGACCGAGAGTGCCTGCCGGGAGGGTGCACAGCAGCCACGGAGGAAAAGGGATGAAGCACAGAGTTAAGAGGAGCGCGTCCACTGTTCCTCTCAGGCCCAGACCAGGAGGGGGTTTGGAGGTCTGGTCCCTATCCTTCTAGGCCAAGTCAGGCCTATGCCCAGTCCGGGGCCTAGGGGTGAGGGGTGTTTAATTGGCCCTGCAGCTTCCTGTGAAAACCAGGAAGTGACATtgtgtgtgagggggaggggtggggatggcTGGCTCCcttgctgggggcgggggcgaggTGGGCAGAGAAGAACTGACAGGTAGCAGCCTGAACGCCCTCCAAGCAtaccctcactcccacccctgaCATCCTGGCCTCTCAGGGGTGGGGCTTTCCTGGGAGATTTCCCAGGCGTAAATCCGGGAGCAGAGATGTGCCCTCCTCCATCTCTGGGCAGCTGCAGCCTGTGGCAGGATCAACTAGGGGTGTGGGCAAAGCCCCTGAATCCACCCAGTGAAGGGTGAGGGATGCTGTGCCTGccgtgggaaggagggagggtctGACCGCAGAAGCCTGGGTCTCCTGGGTTCCAGGGAGGAGACTGGGAGGGCAGATGTGTCCCTGAGGGTGGGGCTGTCGCAGTGTTGGGAAGATTCATCTGCTTTTGGGGGGCCCAGGAAATGAACCTTCCCACCTCAGCCCTGCAGTGACTCACCCTCACTGCCCTGCCCTGAGCCAGGAGCGGCCAGCTGCCCAGCCACTGTCCCTCAGCCTCACCTGCCCTCATCTCTCCCTCTAGGacctacctccccccccccccccactagctGCCTTCTCCATCTgcaacctccccacccccatgccaccTCTGAGGGCAGGCACTCCAAGTGCCGGGCTCAGCTGTCCTGCCTTGCCACCCCCACCTTGCCTACACACAGGCCTTGGCCCTGCTCCTTCCCCCCAGGAATCAGCGCTCACCTGATGCCCTGGCTCCTGCCCGCCATAGCTCCTTCCAGGTTCCTGAGCACACACCCAACCACACTGCATCTGCCCCAGCCCAAAGTGCAGGCTGCTGCCTCCACCCTCACCTCTCAACCCCTGCCACTATGGTATAAAACAAAGGTTTCTGCCTTTGGGGCCAGAGGGTCCCAGGTTCAAGCTCTGACTTCATCAGTTATTTGCTGTACAACCATGGGAAGTCTCCTAACCATTCTGGGTCTTGGGTGCCTCATCATCCCCACTGTCAATGTAACAGCCACACCAAGGAATAGTTATGGCATAATTCATGTAGGACCACATGCCTGGCACATGAAAATAGCCCTCTCCTGATGGTACCCTTCCTGTCTCTGAGAAGAAggttcttcttctttcctttgcctgCTAGGACAACTGAGCCTCTTGAGTGcatggggaaaggggggggggtgcggggaatCTCCCTTTGGCCTAGGCTGGAGAAGCAGAGGTTCTGGAGGTTCGGAAGTGGGCTTAGAGCTGGGGTGTGAGGGACAGAGTTTTGGAGGGGGTTGGGGGCATGACAAAGACTTAGAAACCCCTCAGGCCCCTGCTACCTCATCACTGTCATGTGGTTCGCCTCCAGCTCCCAGAACAGTTCCCTTTAGCAGGCCAAGGGCTCCCCTGGGCCCTGGCCTCCCCGTCTCCATGGTAACCTGCAGCAGCCACTGCACCTCCTAACAAGGAACACACCATGGGGCTCCCGGGGGCAATGACCAGTTCGGCGACACCCCTGAGGATAGATGGCAGATGGCTGCCACACTGAAACGAGCCCCAGGCCCCCACTGAGGGCTGACCCAGATGACCAGAAAATATCACGGGGGGTGAAGCGTGCTGCATAATGAAGCCCAGCTAATGCCCTAAACACACGCTCCTTCCAGCAGGGTCGACCTTACCATTAATGGCCCTGCTCCTCGCCACCCCTGCCCAATGGCCTATCACACTTACCTTCTCCCAGTCCTTCCTGGAGCCTGAGGCAGGTACTCTATTATTCCTGTTTGGgcctcagagagattaaatgaccCGTCCAAGGCCACATGGATATCACCTGGAAACAGGATTTGAGTCCATCAGGCTGCTTCCATCTACTACGACCCCAACGCTGACCTGGCTCTGATTTCGGGCCAGACCAGCTCTAAgcccaaagagagggagggagggccttTGGCTCAGTTCTGCCATTGGTCTGAGAGACTCAGAGGACAGTGCGTAAGGGCTGGAGCTTGCAGAGTGGAaggcagaggaggcaggggcTGCTCCCAGGCCTTGGGAATCGTGATGGCCACCAGGAGGCCACAAGATGTAGCAGAAAGAGGAAGCGCTTTGGAATCAGACATACTTACCTGACtcctcactagctgtgtgactctgaacAGATCAGTCCACCTCTTGAATCTTCAATTaccttatctgtcaaatgggaatgaTGATAGTAAGAGGACCTACCTCCCAGAGCTGTTGTAAAGATGGATGAGCTAATACATGCAAACTACAGTGCTTGACACATTACAGGGCTTGATAAGCTTAGGGGGGGAGGGCAGTTCCAAGCAGCCCCCATATCCCCCGACACCCACTCTTGCTCTGCTACCCACAATAGGGTAATAATGGGATGTTGGGAGCTGTGTCCTCATTCCTGCCCCATCCCAGTGCAGGGATGGCAGGTGGAGATTGCAGGGGTAGGGATTGCAGAGGTAGCTGAGGCTCTGAGCAGGATTGCAGAGAAGGACGGGGGCTGCTGGGCTCCAGTTTCTCAGCCCTGTTGGCTTCCCTTGATTCCCTTCCTCTCTGAGAAGCCAGGTGTCTGGACCTCTAAGACCCCTTCCAGAGATCTGCTGCCAATGTCCCGCACACACACCCAATGTGTGTCAGACCCAcaacctgcacacacacacacacacacacacacacacacacacacacgcacagacacacaatgccccagcccagctctgcaCCGCCTGGTTCTGGGCAGCTGGTGTGTGGGCGACCAGGctaggaaggagaaggggaaaggggggcATCCGTGTGCTAAAAGCCCACCTGGCCACCCTTGCATGCCCACGCTCCATGTGCTCAGTGCCAACTCACATGTCCTGGCACAGGTgaccccccgccacccccagaAGGGACTGAAGTTTGTTCCAGCAATAGCAGAAGACAGCACAGGGCAGGGGTACAAACCCACTTCTAACTCCTAGCTGACCTCTGACCCACACACATAGAAAATGCAACTCCAAAGGATGGGCAAGAAGGAAGGGGCTCTGGGAAAGACCCCTGACTCCGGGTGTCTCATCTTCTTACCTGTTCTATCCCCTCTCATACTTTATTCCTGAAGTTTCCTTTCTCTAGCTGTCACCTCTCCTATCACCTATATGTCAATCAGTCTCCCACCTGCCACTCTATCACTCCCAGGTCACAGCACCTCTGTGGTCACTGTGTATCCCTCCGTATTtcaccttctttccctttcccaccaCACCCATGCTCTTCATGAcctcttctctgtcctcctctccctctctttgcctaaCACCCCTCCTCTACTGCCATTACCCTGTTGTCTCACTGGACCCCcacttccccctctcccacccctcaccaGGTTCTCTGTGAAAACGCTGCTGGAGAAGTATACGGCAGAACCCATCGATGACTCATCCGAGGAGTTTGTGAATTTTGCAGCCATCTTAGAGCAGATCCTCAGCCACCGTTTCAAAGGTGGGCGGGCCCAGCTCCCTGTCCCCTGTTGTCCAGCCCTCCTAACTCCCAGCCTTTAGCTTCCAGCCACCCACTCTGATCTACCCTGTGGCTTTCTGAACCCCATCATTTTGACTCTGGGCCATGcacagagctgggaagaggggacGGGGTCTTCTGGCCACTTGAGTGGGTGCCCACAAGCCCAATCAATGGGCGTGCAGTTATATGCTAGTGAGCCCtttgtgtacatgcatgtgtgtgcacatatgttcGGGGGAGGCACCATGTGTGGGCGTGGCTGCTTATACTTATGCATGTGTATACCCCATTACATGGACCCTGTACAAACTCCCTGGTTTTGCtgagccccctccctgccctggctcaGCCTGTGCCCCAGCAGGTCCGGTGAGCTGGTTCAGCTCAGACGGGCAGCGGGGCTTCTGGGACTATATCCGGTTGGCCTGCAGCAAAGTGCCCAACAATTGTGTGAGCAGCATTGAGAACATGGAAAACATCAGCACAGCCCGAGCCAAGGTGAGGGGCCtgtgatgggcagggagagggcagctGTTGGTTGCAGGGGAATACAGGGGGGGGATTGCCTGCTCCTTGTTCCTCACCCCTGCCTACAGGCACTGGGTAGAAGAGCCACAGGAGGTCTAGACCCAATAGTGCACTCATGGGTCCCTTCAGGGCAACAAATAAAGGTGAGTGTGCTTTCCAGGGCCGGGCATGGATCCGAGTGGCACTGATGGAGAAGCGAATGTCGGAATACATCACCACAGCTCTGCGGGACACCCGGACCACCAGGTCAGACCCTCTCAGTCAGCTCGGCCCACAGATCCCAGTGTGCACGTTCACTGCCTAAACATACTCGATCCTTCAATTCTTAGAGCAACTTTCGGTACCTGGACTACAACTCCCAGCATGCACTGCTAGCTTGCTAGTTTCCCTCTCCCAGACTATCCTCTGCCACTGCGCCTGCCTTCCTGGAACACACCTTTAGCACCACCACCATCTCTTCCAAGTCAGATTAATTATTCTCCACCATTCGGCAGCACTGACCTCATGCACAGCCCTAACCTTAGACACACCTCTGAACAAGCCTCAACTATGTTAACCTTGTTCCATGACCTATAACACAGAGCCCTACCTACTCCGCAAACAGTGGCAGCAGTCTGTACTTGCTACCCATGGACGACAGAGTCCCAGTGTGCCGAGCCTCAGTCCCTGCACCGTGGGTTTGCAGAGAGAATGGGTCTCAGGGGCCGGGGTCACAGGCAGAATTTGTGCTTGAAGCTGAGTATGGTCAGGGTcatgtctctctccccaccaaccCAGTGGTCACATACAACCCAATGTTTTTACTCCATTCTATCTCTAGTCTGTCCTCACATGTCAGAGTTTACATCACCatatttttgagcacctgctgtatgccaaGCACTAATGATTAGAACTGGTTTCCTGATTTTACCGTTCTGGAGGACTCCATGCTTTGCGGGAAAGGGGTAGTTCAGAGGATGGAGGAAAGTATTCTCAGGGAACACACGTTCTAATAGGTGGGAGACACAGTGGGCCCCACTCTGAGGGAGAGACCAGATCCACACCTGAGAGGTGAGCAGGAAAGAGACCCCTCCTTCCTCTAGGAAAGGTCTGTAGTAAGCTAACAAGAGAAGTCCTGAGGGGTGCCCCACCCGCCACTCCCGCGGGAGGACGCTGCACCATCAGTCCCTCGCTCCCCCGCCCCGCAGACGTTTCTATGACTCGGGAGCCATCATGCTTCGGGAGGAAGCCACCGTCCTCACCGGGATGCTGATCGGACTGAGCGCCATAGACTTCAGGTGGGGTCTGGATGGAGGTGGCGGAGGGAGTTTAGCCGCGAACGCCCACATTCCCATCTCCTCCTACCCGCCCCCAACCTTGTGGTTCCTCTGCCCCCAGCTTCTGCCTAAAGGGCGAAGTGCTGGACGGGAAGACCCCCGTGGTCATCGATTACACACCCTACCTAAAGTTCACCCAGAGGTGAGCAGCAGGACTGCTGTGATGGGTGGGGGACGgcgggcagggggcaggctgCGCCGGCATCCGGGTCCCTCCGCCCAGGGGGTCGGCAAGGGAAGCCCGGGCGGGCAGAGCGGGCCGTGCCCACCGCTCCTTCCCCCAAGCTATGACTACCTGACGGACGAGGAGGAGCGGCACAGCGCCGAGAGCAGTACCAGCGAGGACAACTCGCCCGAGCACCCGTACCTGCCGCTCGTCACCGACGAGGACAGCTGGTACAGCAAATGGCACAAGATGGAACAGAAGTTCCGCATCGTCTACGCGCAGAAGGTGCGTGATGCCGCGGCGGGGGCTGCGGGCAGGGGGGCGGGCGGCCGCTGGGACCCTCCCCCCGCGTCCCGCGGCCCGGGCTGAGCCGGCGCCCCGCAGGGCTACCTGGAGGAGCTGG is drawn from Panthera uncia isolate 11264 chromosome E1, Puncia_PCG_1.0, whole genome shotgun sequence and contains these coding sequences:
- the RUNDC3A gene encoding RUN domain-containing protein 3A isoform X4; the protein is MEASFVQTTMALGLSSKKASSRNVAVERRNLITVCRFSVKTLLEKYTAEPIDDSSEEFVNFAAILEQILSHRFKACAPAGPVSWFSSDGQRGFWDYIRLACSKVPNNCVSSIENMENISTARAKGRAWIRVALMEKRMSEYITTALRDTRTTRRFYDSGAIMLREEATVLTGMLIGLSAIDFSFCLKGEVLDGKTPVVIDYTPYLKFTQSYDYLTDEEERHSAESSTSEDNSPEHPYLPLVTDEDSWYSKWHKMEQKFRIVYAQKGYLEELVRLRESQLKDLEAENRRLQLQLEEAAAQNQREKRELEGVILELQEQLTGLIPGDHVPLAQGSKELTTPLVNQWPSLGTLNGAEGANNPKLYRREGPHALHAGPLRLPGLHPQLQVPGELQIQRVPGERQS
- the RUNDC3A gene encoding RUN domain-containing protein 3A isoform X1, with the translated sequence MEASFVQTTMALGLSSKKASSRNVAVERRNLITVCRFSVKTLLEKYTAEPIDDSSEEFVNFAAILEQILSHRFKACAPAGPVSWFSSDGQRGFWDYIRLACSKVPNNCVSSIENMENISTARAKGRAWIRVALMEKRMSEYITTALRDTRTTRRFYDSGAIMLREEATVLTGMLIGLSAIDFSFCLKGEVLDGKTPVVIDYTPYLKFTQSYDYLTDEEERHSAESSTSEDNSPEHPYLPLVTDEDSWYSKWHKMEQKFRIVYAQKGYLEELVRLRESQLKDLEAENRRLQLQLEEAAAQNQREKRELEGVILELQEQLTGLIPGDHVPLAQGSKELTTPLVNQWPSLGTLNGAEGANNPKLYRRHSFMSTEPLSAEASLSSDSQRLGEGKRDEEPWGPIGEPPIQHPTLPRRAEARPWGLWSGPGQFPLSFSPSRELSTAIKFGLGVLGRP
- the RUNDC3A gene encoding RUN domain-containing protein 3A isoform X2; translated protein: MEASFVQTTMALGLSSKKASSRNVAVERRNLITVCRFSVKTLLEKYTAEPIDDSSEEFVNFAAILEQILSHRFKACAPAGPVSWFSSDGQRGFWDYIRLACSKVPNNCVSSIENMENISTARAKGRAWIRVALMEKRMSEYITTALRDTRTTRRFYDSGAIMLREEATVLTGMLIGLSAIDFSFCLKGEVLDGKTPVVIDYTPYLKFTQSYDYLTDEEERHSAESSTSEDNSPEHPYLPLVTDEDSWYSKWHKMEQKFRIVYAQKGYLEELVRLRESQLKDLEAENRRLQLQLEEAAAQNQREKRELEGVILELQEQLTGLIPGDHVPLAQGSKELTTPLVNQWPSLGTLNGAEGANNPKLYRRHSFMSTEPLSAEASLSSDSQRLGEGKRDEEPWGPIGKDPTPSMLGLCGSLASIPSCKSLASFKSNECLVSDSPEGSPALSPS
- the RUNDC3A gene encoding RUN domain-containing protein 3A isoform X3, coding for MEASFVQTTMALGLSSKKASSRNVAVERRNLITVCRFSVKTLLEKYTAEPIDDSSEEFVNFAAILEQILSHRFKACAPAGPVSWFSSDGQRGFWDYIRLACSKVPNNCVSSIENMENISTARAKGRAWIRVALMEKRMSEYITTALRDTRTTRRFYDSGAIMLREEATVLTGMLIGLSAIDFSFCLKGEVLDGKTPVVIDYTPYLKFTQSYDYLTDEEERHSAESSTSEDNSPEHPYLPLVTDEDSWYSKWHKMEQKFRIVYAQKGYLEELVRLRESQLKDLEAENRRLQLQLEEAAAQNQREKRELEGVILELQEQLTGLIPGDHVPLAQGSKELTTPLVNQWPSLGTLNGAEGANNPKLYRRHSFMSTEPLSAEASLSSDSQRLGEGKRDEEPWGPIGSSEPN